From the genome of Chanos chanos chromosome 5, fChaCha1.1, whole genome shotgun sequence, one region includes:
- the vps25 gene encoding vacuolar protein-sorting-associated protein 25 — MSFEWPWQYNFPPFFTLQPNVDTRQKQLAAWCSLVLSYCRHRKLYTLDVMEAQESPVFNNKKIARKLSMEAIQVVFEELRKKGNLEWMDKNKTRCLVMWRRPEEWGKLIYQWVSKNGMVNSVFTLYELSNGDDTENEEFHGLEEWMLLRSLQALQTEGKAEIITMDDGKGVKFF; from the exons ATGAGTTTTGAGTGGCCCTGGCAATATAATTTCCCCCCATTTTTCAC ATTGCAACCCAATGTTGACACGAGACAGAAACAGCTCGCGGCATGGTGTTCGCTTGTGCTGTCCTACTGCCGTCATCGCAAGCTCTACACTTTGGACGTAATGGAGGCACAAGAGAGCCCTGTTTTCAACAACAAGAAGATCGCGA GAAAATTGTCAATGGAAGCCATCCAAGTTGTCTTTGAGGAACTAAGGAAAAAAG GCAACCTGGAATGgatggacaaaaacaaaactcgtTGTCTTGTAATGTGGAGACGACCTGAGGAGTGGGGAAAACTTATATATCAGTGG GTATCTAAAAATGGCATGGTCAATTCAGTGTTTACACTTTATGAATTGTCTAACGGTGACGACACAGAAAATGAGG AGTTCCATGGGTTGGAAGAGTGGATGCTGCTGCGATCACTTCAGGCTCTACAAACCGAAGGCAAAGCAGAAATTATTACCATGGACGACGGAAAGGGCGTCAAGTTCTTTTGA